A window of Sorex araneus isolate mSorAra2 chromosome 3, mSorAra2.pri, whole genome shotgun sequence genomic DNA:
ttaagttttacttttttgatcctatgaatttattttctcctaatttggaggccgggctggagcgatagcacagtggttgggcgttcgcctttcacgtggctgacccaagttcgattcctccacccctctcagagagcctggcaagctaccgagagtatcgagcctgcgcggcagagcctggctagctacccgtgtgtatttgatatgccaaaaacagtaacaataagtctctcaatgagagacgttactggtgcccgctcgaacaaatcgatgagcaacgggatgacaatttGGGAGCCacagcctgctgtgctcaggggtgtactcctagctctgtgctcatagatcaccaGCACTTGGGGCCATGTGCTGGCCAGCAATTGAGACTGACATgattgggtcagccatgtgcaaggaaagagctttggccccattttatatttgtttaaatttgtttagtttgggggctacacatagcagtgctcaggtgttactcctgtctcagcactcaggaattactcctggaggtactcagggacccataagggatgctgggattgaacctgggccagccacgtgcaaggcaagcaccctacccgctgtcctatctctccagcccccatttccaACATTCGTTTATTGGCTTGCTGCATTTCCTGGGTAAATGATACATCATATGCCATAAATGACCATTTGATCTCTTAAACCCTCTCACtgattgctttgcttttttttttttttttttttttgctttttgggtcacacctggtgatgcacagggttactcctggctcatgcactcaggaattactcttggcagtgctcaggggaccctatggaatgctgggaatcgaactcgggtcgaccacatgcaaggcaaatgccctacgcactgtgctatcactctagccccttgctTTGGCTTTTTGCTTTCCCCTTATAAATCCTTGATGAAGTGACGTGACTTCTCTTGCTTATGACCATAAGGAAGATGCAGCTAAAGGTTCCTCACTGACTGTACTTTtggtttcagttttttgtttgttcttagtttggggccacaccagcaggcagtgctcagaggtgactcctggttctgcactcagaaattactcctgggagaccatatggaatgctggaaattaaaccctggtcagccgtgtgcaaggccttagcccctgaactatctctccagcccctggtttcagttttgttttgttttggaggggggggtcacacccagcgatgctcaggtgtgattcttggctctgcacccaggaattactcctggcgatgctcaggggaccatatgggatgccgaggattgaatccgggttggccgcatgcaaggcaaatgccctacccgctgcactatctctccagccccaggttggttttagttttggggttttggttcttgggtcatgtctggcagtgctctggggttactccctgctcagtgctcaaagGATTGAACTTCAGCCTCCTGtaggcaaagcatgcattccagctcACTGCACTCTGTCCGTCACTGTGTTTTTGCTGGGTTGGTAAATAACCTTTTGTTAGGTTAGTAAGTAACCTGTCACAGCATTATCAGGCTAAAGAATTTCCTTCCTAAGCCTGCTCGGTCCCACCGAGCCACTTTTTCTCAGGTCCTGGGCCCCCAAAATACCAGAACAGTGTAGCTAAGTTTGGTGACTTTGCTCAGATGCGCCGGCCCTCTTAGGCGTCTCCCGGCTCTTCCCGCTTCCCTTCTGCAGGCCCCGGTTGGATCTGCGGTTTCTCCAGCGGTTTCTGCGGATTCAGAGGGTCTTGTTTCCCTCTTGGTCCTCCCAGACGGCCTTGATGTTCCTGACCCTTTTGTGTGTGGCCCTGCTGGGTGAGTTGCGGGCACCCTGGGGTGGGGCCTTGCCTTCCCTGGGGAGTAACGGTGCAGCAGGAACTCAGGAGGGACCACCCCGTGCCTCCCTGACCCCTGATCGCTCATTCCCGACTCCTCTCCCTCCCGCAGAACAACTGGTGGTCTACCAGGTGGGCCTGATCCCCAGCCAGTACTACGGGGTCCTGGGAAGCAAGGACCTGGCAGGGTTTAAGAGCCTGACGCTCCTGGCCGTCTCGCTCATCGTCCTCAACTCCATGGTACTCTCTGCTCCCGACTCGCCCCTCGTGAAGGAAGCACCCGCCCCTGGGACTCAACCACCAGGAAGCAGGAActgcactgggggtgggggtggcggggggtggaAGTCCCTGTATTCCAGGAACCGGCAGTCCGAGCTGCGAGCGGGCCTTTGGTCTTGCTGTTGGCCAGTCGGGGGCCCGTCCCTCAGCTGTGTGGAGTCCTCGGGGGCCGCCACGGGCTTCGGGTTCATTAGGCAGAAGCCAGCAGTGCCTCCTCCATGCCCAGAGCTCGTCTGCAGGGTCAGAGAGCCTTGGTGCTGGCAGAGAAGCCAGGACGGGGGCCGGGCCGCCTCCCgcctgctgcttttttttttttttcttttttgggtcacactgggcgatgctcaggggttactcctggctttgcactcaggaattactcctggcggtgcttgggggaccatatgggatgccggggatcgaacccaggtcggccgcgtgcaaggcaaacgccctacccgctgtgctatcactctggcccccggcCTGCTGTTTTCTTACTCCTTCCTGCTTGCTGCCCAGTCGCTGTCCTTTCCccgccctctctcctctctccatttccTCACATGGCTGGGAGTGCTGGGATTTCGGGGGCTGCAAGAGAGGCTCCCTGCCCACATGGCCCCTCCCGGGGCTGTTCTGCTGGTTCTGGGGGGGAAGCCCCCTCTCCTTGCACTCTGGCACTTCTGATgggtttctttctcctccctccctcccgtcctcccttcttccctccactttaCCACACCTgggcatgctcctggctctgcactcagggatcactcctgggagagctTGGGAGGCTGTACAGGGTGCCAgatactgaacctgggtcggccacgtgccaggctgCTGCGCTACCTGCAGTACTGTCACTCCAAATCCTGGTGGGTCATCAAGCACCTAATGTGTGCAGAACCTACTCCAAAATTTGAGGAAAGAAATGCAGGAAATATTCAGTATTGCATTTGGGCTTGTGTTCAGTcaagaaataaatacaatattttttcaagttgaaggaccagagaaatagtgcagtgggtagggcatttgccttgcctgaggccagcctgggttcaatcctaggtaccacatatggccgccccccccccccacaaacccaccaggagtgatccctaagctcagagccagcagtaagccctcagcactaccgggtgtggcccccacaaaaacagaacaaaacccaaaagctCCATGTATGGTATGAGGAAGAGTCGTCGTCCTATAACTTGATCCCTTATTACGTATTTCTgtgtgatggggatcaaacccagggcctcccactcGTGACCTTCTTAGCTCGACGCTTGGCCACCCGCAGGACCCCCGACGTGATGCTCTAAACAGGGCTGGGTCACTGCAGGCCCCAGTGTCCTGTGAACTGAGACGCGAGCGGGAAACAgaccccgcccgccgccccccccatTCCCGTCTCCTTGTGTCCCCACTGCGCAGCTGAAGAGCTTTGACCAGTTCACCTGCAACCTGCTGTACGTGAGCTGGAGGAAGGACCTCACCGAGCACCTCCACCGCCTCTACTTCCGGGGCCGCGTCTACTACACCCTCAACGTCCTGCGGGATGACATCGACAACCCGTAGGTGCTCCCGCACGCCCACGCcagcccaacccccctccccccaggacggTCCCTGCAGGGGATTCTCCGCTGGGCAGTTGCCTGGTGTGAGGACTTCCAGCCCCGGCAGGCAGCCCACACGTGGGCGCCGTGCCCTTTCCCCACTTCGGGTGCGGGGATTCCAAATCAGGCTCCCTCCAGAGAAAATGATCTCGCTTAGAAAATGCTGGGggtggtagggcgttttccttgcccgcaaccgacctgggttcaagctccggcatcccatatagtctctctgagcaccaacaggagtaattcctgagtacacagctagGAGgcgcccctgagcaatgctaggtgatgcaaaacctttatttattttttttctctttttgggtcacacccggtgatgcagaggggttattcctgactcatgcactcaggaattactcctggcggtgctcgggggaccatatgggatgctgggaatagaacccaggttggccacatgtaaggcaaacgccctacccaccgtgctattgctccagcccccaggtgatgcaaaaccttaaaatatatatatatatatacacacacatacactagaAAGTCAGCGCTTGCATTTTCagccatttaaaaaacaaaaacacccggGACTGTGCTTGTGGGTGGGAGAGGAGCCCCCATGGGCTGACTGCATGCTTTGCCTGCGGGGGCTCAGGTTTCCGTCCcaacaccacacggtccccctgaGTGCCAGTGAGCAACGCcttccctcaaaacaaaaaacccaggtgACGGGTCAGCCGAGGAGTCTGTCCCCGCCCCGTTTAATGCCACAGAGTGCCCAGGCCCTATTCTGCCTGCCCAGGACGTGCAGGGGTGTTCGTGCTGCAGCCTGCAcgctgcctgcctgtctgccagCCGGCTGTCCTGTGTCTCTCCAGAGGACACTGACCCCGGGTGTGGGCACTGGCCCGATTTCATCTCAGGACACAGAAGTTTGTGTGGCCTGGGGCTTCGCGATATGCAGACTCCTGCCCCAGTGCTCTCTTGCTTCCTTCTGAGAAAGAACTTCCCTCTCCTCAAGCTCAGTTTTGCAGCATTCTTGGGAGGCTGCTGTGGTTTTGTCTAATTTGGCGTGTGTGGAGGCAGGgagcagttggggtggggggagactccCAGGAGGTGATCGAGGGGCCCAGGAACCTTCTCTGGAACTGGGCCTGAGGATTTGGCCTGATGCTCCTAAGACTTGGGCCGGATTTCCCCGGCAacccccgctgtgctgtggggACCCTGCATGCTGCTGGCAGGGGGATGTGCTCTGGCCCCtcgactgtctctccagctcctgtttggTTTGTCTTGGTTCGGTTTGATTTGGGGCGGAGGCCGACCTCACCTGCCTCCACTCGGGGGCTTactcccgggtctgtgctcagggatcactcctggcagtgctcaaggagaccatatgggagacaagtccaggtcagccacataccagGCCAGCACCATAACCCTCgttccccccctcgcccccccctctctctctctggagagcgccgcattttgttctgtttgcatagggccagTGTTGCTCAGCGCCTGTGGTGTTGTGGATCAGGTGCAGGCCTTGTGCTCTAGCCCCCGAGTTCTCTCCCCGCTCCGAGGTGGCTGTTCTCCACCTCATCAGCCCTCGAAGATTCCACAGTCACCTGGCGAGTGTAGAGGCAGGCTTACAAGGAGGAATGAGAGGAGGGGGCTGGCTTCCCTGAGCAGCCAGAAAATCGACTCATctcccctcactttttttttgttgttgttgctttttgggtcactcccggcaatgcacaggggttactcctggctctgcactcaggaattacccctggcggtgctcaggggaccatattggatgctgggaatcgaactcgggttggccgcatgcaaggcaaatgccctacccgctgtgctatcgctccagcccctcccctcactttttaaatttgaCTTTGCCCCCTGGATTCTGGGCCTTTCACGTTGTGGCTATTTCTGAGAGGTAAGCTAAGGCACCAGGACCAGCAGCTGAACCACAGGACCTCTATGACCCTAGAAAGGGTAGGAACCTTTGTCTgatcttgtctttctttttttttctctctcttttgggtcacacccggcgatgcacaggggttactcctggctctgcgctcaggaaccactcccagtgtggtgcttgggagaccatatgggatgctgggaatcaaacccaggccggctgcgtgcaaggcgaacaccctacccgctgtgctatcgctccagcccctgatcttgtCTTGCTGACCCCACtgaaaggcagggtgggggaggaaggggtgctgAGGGTCCCACTCTGCCTCTCGCCCCAGGGACCAGCGCATCAGCCAGGATGTGGAGCGGTTCTGCCGGCAGCTGAGCAGCGTGGCCAGCAAGCTGCTTATCTCCCCCTTCACCCTGGTCTACTACACCTACCAGTGCTTCCAGAGGTAACCCGCCTCCCCGCAACCCTGCCCCAGTCTCACGGGGTCAGTGTCCCTAGCACCAgccttccctcccgccacctgcTCCCCAGGAAGCCCTCCTTGGCCCTTGTCCTCCCTCTGCCTCGAGGTGGACCTGTGTATAGGGATCCTGGCGTCCCCACAGCTTAGTGGGCGCCACCTGGTCCCAGCAGGCGCTGGCACTGCTGAGATGGGCGGGACCGGCCCCGCCcagggagcagggggcggggtgtgtgGTGGCCACACCCTCCCTGTCTTTCAGCACCGGCTGGCTGGGGCCTGTGAGTATCTTCGGATATTTCATCCTGGGAACCATCGTGAACAAAATGCTGATGGGACCCATCGTGGCCAAGCTGGTCCAGCAGGAGAAGCTGGAGGGGGATTTCAGGTGCGTCTGTGGCTTGGGATTCCCAGGCAGGGCCTCCCAGCTAGGGCACCTGCAGGCTAAGCCTGGCCGCTTCAGCGAAGGACTCGAtggctcagcggggagggcgcttgccttgcacacggcctacctgggttcgatctcccgcaccccacgtggtccctggagcctcaccaggagtgatctctgagcacagagtcaggagtcagccctgagcgccgctaggtgtggccccccaaacagacCAGACCCAACAAAAAAAGACTGATTCAAATCCcacctgtgggggctggagcgctagcacagcgggtggggcgtttgccttgcacgcagccgacccgggttcgattattcccagcatcccatatggtcccctgagcaccgccaggggtaattcctgagtgcagagccaggagtaacccctgtgtgtcgccaggtgtgacccaaaaggcaaaaaaaaaaaaaaaaaaaatcaaatcccaCCTGTGTCGGACACCAGCCCTTGGCCCCAGGACAGTCTGGCGTCTGCTGTGGGAGCTGCGGCCACTGGGAGAGCTGCAAGGAGGCCCCTCATCAGTGTCATCCTGGCCTCCCCCCATGCTCTGGTCCACGCACTGCCCTGCAGGGGACCATGCCCCGTGGCCTGCCCTGCGGTTCTCCCCGGTCAGGCCCCGCCAGGCCGTCTCCCTGACCCGAGGCTCTGAAGGCCAGTGCTGCTCACACCCACACGTGGTTCTCCCGGGCCCACACAGGTTCAAGCACATGCAGATCCGCGTGAACGCCGAGCCTGCTGCTTTCTACAGGTGAGCCTGGAGTGCGTGTTCCTCCCCTCGGCCTCGGCCCTCCTCACCCCGCTGCTCTCCCCGCCctcatctttctcttccttgGCCCAGGGACATGCTCTCTGGAGGGGCGGGACAGGCTCCCTCCCGGGATGGGATGAACAAACGCTTCCTTCTTTGCTGAGGACTGTAGGGCCTCTGCCTCTGGAAGTGGCCATCTGTCCCAGTGGGGTCCAAGGCTGCCCCCTGTCTCTAGCAGGAGGGGACGGAGCCCCCAGGAAAGCAGGGGGGTCTGGGGTACAGCAGCATTGTGGAGTCGCATTTCTGTCCCAGCCTGAGACACGGCTCTGCGCTGCTCCTGCAAGGCCTGTGTTTGGACTAggggttgggagggtgggagCCCGTCCTGGGCCGCgtgcgggggtggggagcagggatcCCGGCTTCTTGAAACCTCAGGCTCCGTCTCTGCAGCAGTTGGTAGCTGCCACCGCTGGGGGGTGCCAGTAGCGCTGGGAATCTCGGCTCGGAGTTAGGCTGTGGGGGATAGAGCTGGCCTGGAGCAGTTCTGTTCGGGAAGCTACGGGCATTGGCAGTTGGTTTGTGGAGATCCAGAtggatttcacacacacacacacacacacacacacacacactccctgctgGCCTCTTCCCTGctccaggcacacacacacacacacactccctgctgGCCTCTTCCCTGctccaggcacacacacacacacacacacacacacacacacacacacacacacacatacacacacactccctacACTCCCTGCTGGCCTCTTCCCTGctccaggcacacacacacacacacacacacactccctgctCTGCTGGCCTCTTCCCTGctccaggcacacacacacacacacacacacactctctgctCTGCTGGCCTCTTCCCTGctccaggcacacacacacacacacacacacactctctgctCTGCTGGCCTCTTCCCTGctccaggcacacacacacacacacacacacacacacactccctgctgACCTTTTCCCtgctccagacacacacacacactccctgctgGCCTCTTCCCTGCTCcaggcacacaagcacacacacacacacacacacacacacacacacacacacacacacacacacacacacactccctgctgGCCTCTTCCCTGCTCCAGGCAGAGGTTGCAGTGCACCTTCGCAGCCCTGGGTTGGGAGCACCCAGGGGCCTGAGAGggagtgtagtgggtagggcccttacctggcatgtggcagacctCAGCTCATCCCAGGgaacctgtatggtcccccgagccctgtcacGAGTGATCCCCAAGCGCAGGGCCAGGATGACCCCTTAGCGCAGTCAGGCTTAGCCCCAAATAGAAACAACAAGCAAAGAGGAGCACCTCCCCGCCGGAAACGTTCCCCCCTGTAGCTGTCACCCAGCGCAGTCAGCCAGAGCTGCTCACTCGCCAGGTGTCTGCTGGTAGGTGCCTGGGCAGAGGGTCCTCCTGGGGCCTGGCGCTTTATATTCAGGAATTCCGACTCTAGCCCCGAGTGCGGGTGGGACTGGCTCCTTGGTACAGGTGAGGAGGTGGATGCtcagttttgtttctgggcccaccacagcagtgctcagggcttcctcctggctctgcactcagggatcactcctggcggtgctcgggggatcaccTGGGGTACCTGGAATCGAACCAGCgttggcaaacaccctccccactgtactagaaTGACAGTACCATATGCTTAGGCTTAAGGATGTCGGCACCTCCCATCAGGGTTGTCACTGGCCAGGATAAGGTCGGCCGGGTCGTGTTCGTTCAATAGTAGGCTGGATGAACAAAACACCCAGTGCCTGGGTGCTCTGGGCAGACAGGATCCCGGGGTCATTTTGATGGACTAGGCCCCCACTCAAACAACAAAATCGGTTTGGTCGGGCCGGAGAGAATACGGCAGGGAAGGGccaggccttgcacgcagccaccctgggttcgacCCCAGGCACCActtagggtctcctgagcccctccaggggtgattcatgTATCTCTGCAGGTATGTCTGTGCctgcagaggtgtgtgtgtgtgtgtgtgtgtatgtaggtgtGTCCATGTGTGAGAGGTGTACCTCTGCAGGTATGTCTGTGCctgcagaggtgtgtgtgtgtgtgtgtgtgtaggtgtgtgtgtgtgtaggtgtgtgtgtgtaggtgtgtgtgtgtgtaggtgtgtgtgtgtaggtgtgtgtgtgtaggtgtgtgtgtgtatgtgtgtgtgtgtgtgtaggtgtgtccATGTGTCAGAGGTGTACCTCTGCAGGTATGTCTGTGcctgcagaggggtgtgtgtgtgtgtgtgtgtgtgtgtgtaggtgtgtgtagatgtgtgtgtgtaggtgtgtgtgtagatgtgtgtgtgtaggtgtgtgtgtgtgtgtaggtgtgtccATGTGTCAGAGGTGTACCTCTGCAGGTATGTCTGTGcctgcagaggggtgtgtgtgtgtgtgtgtgtgtgtgtgtgtaggtgtgtgtgtgtgtgtgtaggtgtgtccATGTGTCAGAGGTGTACCTCAGCAGGTATGTCTGTGcctgcagaggggtgtgtgtgtgtgtatgtgtgtgtgtgtaggtgtgtccATGTGTCAGAGGTGTACCTCAGTGGTATGTCTGTGCCTGcagagggatgtgtgtgtgtgtgtgtgtgtgtgtgtgtgtgtgtgtgtgtgtgtgtgtaggtgtgtccATGTGTGAGAGGCCCAGGGTtctccaggccaggccaggggtgATTCGTGTACCTCTGCAGGTATGTCTGTGCCTgcagagggggtgtgtgtgtgtgtgtgtgtgtgtgtgtgtgtgtgtgtgtgtgtgtaggcgtGTCCGTGTGTGAGAGGCCCAGGGTTCTCCAGGCCTCCGGCACGTGCCGGTCTTTCTCGCAGGGCTGGGCACGTGGAGCACGTGCGGACCAACCGCAGGCTGCAGGCGCTGCTGCAGACCCAGAGGCAGCTGATGGCCAAGGAGCTCTGGCTGTACAGTAGGTGGCGGGAGCCCTACCGCCCTCCCCGAGCCCCCCTGCACCGCCCCTCGCGCTCTGCTGAAGGAGTGAGCCAGGGCGGCCCCGCCTCAGCGCGGAGGGTCCCGGGGAGGCCGCCCTGCCTCTGGCTCAGAGCACAGGCGTGGCTCGGGGGCTCAGCCAGGCTCCCCCGCAGTTGGCATCAACACCTTCGACTACCTGGGCAGCATCCTGAGTTACGTGGTGATCGCCATCCCCATTTTCAGCGGCGTCTACGGAGACCTGAGCCCCACCCAGCTCAGCACCCTGGTCAGCAAGGtgagctgccctctcctcctccaggacgccctcctgccctgctccccgcccggcCCTGGGCGCGGAGTCCACACTCCCTGTGCCCGTCTCCGTCCAGAACGCCTTTGTGTGCATCTACCTCATCAGCTGCTTCACCCGGCTCATCGACCTGTCCACCACGCTCTCGGACGTGGCCGGGTACACACACAGGTGGGCTGCGGGCTGTGCGCTCGGACACAGGGCAGGTACCCGCCGGGAAGTCGGTGGAAAACCACTCACCCTGCGAGGATGGAACCAGCTCTCCCCACTCCCTGGCACAGGGGACTGGGAGGGGCGCTTTGTACCCGCTGCCCAGGCCACGCTCGGCCTTTCCCCCTCCTGCCCAGGATCGGCGAGCTCCAGGAGACCCTGCTGGCCATGTCGCATAAGTCGCAGGACGATGAGATCCCGGACGAAAGCGAGTGGGACTTTGACGGGTAagcccagcgggcagggctgcTGGGTGGGCACAGGGCCGGGGTCCCGCATGGCCCAGAGCCTGCCCTCCCGGTGGGCAGCAGAGTGCCGAGAGGGGAATGCCGAATGTGCCCGTGAGTGAGGCTCTTCTCGTCATTCTGTTCACTGACCCTGGCCCCTGGacggaggaggccacgcccagctgCTTGGGCCTGAGAGAAACAGGATGCagggggctgggccagggagaAGGCTCGGAGGGCAGGCGCGCATGCTCTGTGGGCGGGAGCCGGTGTCCGAGCACCCTTAGGAGCAGGCTCCCAACACTGAGGTAGAAGCAGCTTCGACTGTGGCAGGGTGACTGCCCCCGCCACACCCCCAACAAACATAGCAAAATCGGtttggttgggctggagagagaatacagcagggaaggcactggccttgcccgcagccaccctgggttccaCCCCGGGCACCActtagggtctcctgagcccctccagggatGATTCAGTTCCTCTACAGACGTCTGTATGTGGAGGCGTGTCCATGTGTACAGGCATGTTGATGTATGCGGATGTGTCCATGGCTGTTGTGTTTCTGGCCTTTGTGCcactgtccccctcccctccccactggtCTCAGCAGGGCGGGTTTCTCGGGAGGCCAGCCGGGTGCCTCTCCCAGGCCCTCCCCAGCCTGTCCTCCGTGCATGCACACCCCTGGTTACTCTCCCTCTCCTTGTTTTTCTCTGGTGGGgagccacaccgggcagtgccgGGGGGCTACTCCAGCTCTGATTGAGGGGTGGCTCTCAGCAGGGATTGGGCATCTCagcatgtggtcctggggattaatCTGGGGCTCTGATTGCAGAGCAGGTTCTCCTGCCCATTGAGCCAGCTTCTCAGCTCATTTCTCCAGCTGGGCAAGAGGGCCGGGAGAGTAGAGGGTCATAGtcatcggtgctcagggatcgcccctgtcagtgctctgggggacccccGCAATGCTGgggaagccacatgcaaggaaagccccttacccccatcctgtccctccaccacccctccCTGTTCAGACCCCAGCAGCGGTATTGGACCAGGGCCGGACCCTGCTGCTGGTTTTCCCGTCAGCGTGTCCCCCAAACCCCGTCTCCAGCCCGGCTCACGTGCTGAGGTTCCGGGCATCGGGACTTCAGCGCGGTGTGTGAGGCCCGACTCAGCGCCTGGGCAGCCTCTGCTCAGAGCGGACGCCCTCAGCTCCTGTACCCCTTCTCCCCTCGGACCCCAGGGCCCCGGGACGGCCCGGCGCAGAGCCGGCAGACACCGCCTTCCTTCTGGAGCGCGTCTGCATCTCCGCCCCTGCCTCCTCCGACCGGCCCTTCATCCGGGACCTGAGCCTGAAGGTCTCCGAGGGCCAGAGCCTGCTCATCACCGGGAACACGGGCACCGGCAAGACGTCTCTGTTGCGAGTGCTGGGCGGCCTCTGGGCCAGCTCCCGGGGTGAGGGGCCGG
This region includes:
- the ABCD4 gene encoding lysosomal cobalamin transporter ABCD4 isoform X1; this encodes MAVPRSAPRAGARPRLDLRFLQRFLRIQRVLFPSWSSQTALMFLTLLCVALLEQLVVYQVGLIPSQYYGVLGSKDLAGFKSLTLLAVSLIVLNSMLKSFDQFTCNLLYVSWRKDLTEHLHRLYFRGRVYYTLNVLRDDIDNPDQRISQDVERFCRQLSSVASKLLISPFTLVYYTYQCFQSTGWLGPVSIFGYFILGTIVNKMLMGPIVAKLVQQEKLEGDFRFKHMQIRVNAEPAAFYRAGHVEHVRTNRRLQALLQTQRQLMAKELWLYIGINTFDYLGSILSYVVIAIPIFSGVYGDLSPTQLSTLVSKLLHPAHRPVHHALGRGRVHTQVGCGLCARTQGRYPPGSRWKTTHPARMEPALPTPWHRGLGGALCTRCPGHARPFPLLPRIGELQETLLAMSHKSQDDEIPDESEWDFDGAPGRPGAEPADTAFLLERVCISAPASSDRPFIRDLSLKVSEGQSLLITGNTGTGKTSLLRVLGGLWASSRGSVRMLTDFGPRGVLFLPQKPFFTDGTLREQVIYPLKEIYPDSGSIDDERIMRFLELAGLSSLVARTEGLDQPVDWNWYDVLSPGEMQRLSFARLFYLQPKYAVLDEATSALTEEAESELYRVGQQLGMTFVSVGHRRSLEKFHSLRLKLCGEGRWELSKIKVE
- the ABCD4 gene encoding lysosomal cobalamin transporter ABCD4 isoform X2, encoding MAVPRSAPRAGARPRLDLRFLQRFLRIQRVLFPSWSSQTALMFLTLLCVALLEQLVVYQVGLIPSQYYGVLGSKDLAGFKSLTLLAVSLIVLNSMLKSFDQFTCNLLYVSWRKDLTEHLHRLYFRGRVYYTLNVLRDDIDNPDQRISQDVERFCRQLSSVASKLLISPFTLVYYTYQCFQSTGWLGPVSIFGYFILGTIVNKMLMGPIVAKLVQQEKLEGDFRFKHMQIRVNAEPAAFYRAGHVEHVRTNRRLQALLQTQRQLMAKELWLYIGINTFDYLGSILSYVVIAIPIFSGVYGDLSPTQLSTLVSKNAFVCIYLISCFTRLIDLSTTLSDVAGYTHRIGELQETLLAMSHKSQDDEIPDESEWDFDGAPGRPGAEPADTAFLLERVCISAPASSDRPFIRDLSLKVSEGQSLLITGNTGTGKTSLLRVLGGLWASSRGSVRMLTDFGPRGVLFLPQKPFFTDGTLREQVIYPLKEIYPDSGSIDDERIMRFLELAGLSSLVARTEGLDQPVDWNWYDVLSPGEMQRLSFARLFYLQPKYAVLDEATSALTEEAESELYRVGQQLGMTFVSVGHRRSLEKFHSLRLKLCGEGRWELSKIKVE